One Ranitomeya variabilis isolate aRanVar5 chromosome 4, aRanVar5.hap1, whole genome shotgun sequence genomic window, GAGTGCCCAGACGTCTAGAGGTTAGACCCACATAAATTTTGGGACATGTACAAGTGGCATAATAAATAACTTGTGTAGTATTACAAGTTATGCGTTGTTTGATGTTGAACTGTCTTCCATCTACCGAATGGAAATTTGAAGATCTAGTAATATTTTTGCATGTTATGCAATTACCGCATGAAAAGCAGCCCTTAACAGGTCCGCTTGAGCTGAAATATGCGCCCTCATGTGCAACAGTTGGAACATAGTGGCTGCTCATTAATAAATCCCCCAAGTTCTTACTACGTCGAGAGGTCAAACAGATGTACATAGAAAACCTACTTCTACAAATTCATTGCTGCATGCTAATTCCAGCCATCCTTTCAGtactattaaggccatcccagttggtcaattcctcagaatgaggcggatctgctcttctGAATCTAATTTTCAAACTCAGGCCAGGGATCTCCGTGAAAGATTTTTGGAGAGAGGATATTCTAAGAAATGTATTAAGGCAGGGTACAATAGGGCAAAATCTTGCTCAAGAGAGGAGTTGTTATGCCCTAGGGCCAAATGCAGTGAAAGGGATAATAAAATCCGTTATATTTCAACATATAATGGACATTGGCAAGAAATGAGAACCTGCATTCAAAAATACTGGCATGTCTTAAAAACTGATGCAGTATTGGCTGAGAGCCTCACTAGTTCACCTCTCATGACCTCTCGACGTAGTAAGAACTTGGGGGATTTATTAATGAGCAGCCACTATGTTCCAACTGTTGCACATGAGGGCGCATATTTCAGCTCAAGCGGACCTGTTAAGGGCTGCTTTTCATGCGGTAAATGCATAACATGCAAAAATATTACTAGATCTTCAAATTTCCATTCGGTAGATGGAAGACAGTTCAAAATCAAACAACGCATAACTTGTAATACTACACAAGTTATTTATTATGCCACTTGTACATGTCCCAAAATTTATGTGGGTCTAACCTCTAGACGTCTGGGCACTCGTGTTCGGGAGCATGTCCGAGATATTGCAGCCGCTAAAACAGAAACGGACATAACCCTTTTAAAAACACTACCCCGACATTTCCGTCAATTTCATAACTGCAATCCTAACCATCTTGCAGTTCGAGGTATAGAACATGTACAATGTGGCATTAGAGGTGGGGATATTAAAAGCCTGCTAGCGCAAAAAGAATGCAGGTGGATCTTCACCTTAGGCACAATGGTAGCGGATGGACTAAATGAAACTAATGGGTATTCATCATTCCTATAACTTTAAAGTTTAATTTGCCCTTTTGAGACACCCTCTCCAGATATACCACCTTCCGTATTCGTTGGTCTTATTTGTGGCGttcttgtttttatgtgtttttattcatTGTTTCTTTTTTATCTTATTTTGCTTAGATTTATTGTGATCGTTGATTATTTACGGCAGACAACCTATTACGTCTATCAATTGTTCTTTATGAAGAAGATGACGTCCATCAAATTATTAATTCATAATTATGTTGTTTTTTGCACAAATGTATATTTATGTTTATAATGTTCACTTTGCACTTTATTGCATATATGAATTTTTGCAGTTTTATATTTTGTGTATATGTGCTGTTTGGCAAATTCTTAAATCATTATATTTTATTCTTTTTGTAATATTTCTACAGCACATTATGTAAAGTATTTTTTGTTTCTACTCATGACTAATATCGCACTTTATTGCACATTGTTGTATTTTATCTATTATATTGATATGTAATAATCTCACCTTATACATGCGTCTTCATCTATTCACTTATGCACTTTAAAGTAATTTGTTGCTGCCTTTACTCTCCGATCATGTTTTTATCTTTTTTCAAAGTATCTTTTCTACATATCATGTATATATTTAAAGAAATAATGTCAATATGACTTGATCGCTTCATTCTTTGTGTGATTTTTCCCGTTGTCCGCCTCCGTACTGTCTCCTGGCTTTCTCCTGTTGCCTGTCGGGTGGTATGCGTCTTGGCGCTGGCCGCTGCTCCCGGCGGGTGCATGGGGATTGCTGATTGGCAGCTGTGAGTCCGGGAACGGCACTTACACTTACGTTCTGACGCGTCATGCTATTTGCCGGTCTCTTTCCATGTGACCGGATTAAGGTGATATTTAATGCTGACGCTCACCCCCTtaagaccacgcccccttgaggaagcgagactttgtctcgcgaaacgcgcgtcggggagagcgaTCACTCGCAGAGCTGACATCTTCAcaatatgggtaattaacctttctaTTGCTTTACTTTCTATGTGCGGTTCCTTAGCAAATGTTAGGTGTGACGCTTAGCTATTATAAGATTAGCGCTGTTACTAAGCCAGCGCGACTTGGACCATTGTATTTAAATATGTGTCATGCCTAAGCTAACACAAGATTGTATTGTTCTGTgttagttaaggtaccttcacacgaaacgactttgtaacgatatcgctagcgatccgtgacgttgcagcatcctcgctagcgatatcgtttagtttgacacgcagcagcgatcaggatcctgctgtgatgtcgctggtcgctgaataaagtccagaactttatttggtcgtccgatcgccgtgtatcgttgtgtttgaaagcaaaagcaacgataccagcgatattttacactggtaaccagggtaaacatcgggttaccaagcgcagggccgcgcttagtaacccgatgtttaccctggttaccagcgtaaaagtaaaaaaaataaacagtacatactcacctgcgcgtcccccagcgtctgcttcctgacactgactgagcgccggccctaaagtgaaagtgaaagcacagcggtgacgtcaccgctctgctgttagggccggagctcagtcagtgtcaggaagcagacgctgggggacacgcaggtgagcatgtactgtttgttttttttacttttacgctggtaaccagggtaaacatcgggttacaaagcgcggccctgcgcttagcaacccgatgtttaccctggttacccggggacctcggcatcgttggtcgctggagagcggtctgtgtgacagctccccagcgatcaaacagcgacgctgcagcgatcggcatcgttgtcgctatcgctgcagcgtcgctttgtgtgaaggtacctttagtacacACCTATTTGGTAGCTAGTTATCATTTGGAACCTTTCTTGCACTTTGTCAGTTCTCTGTTAGTGATTGCGCTTGCGCTATCACCTAAGTTGGATCAATTTGTTTTCATACTGACATATTGTCTTTAGTACTATTATAATAATGAATATTTGTTAacattatatgtaataaaatatatatttatttttatacgtAAAAAAACTCTTGAGTTCTCCTTATTGTTTATGATTATTTCTGAGTTTGGTATATTTATGTGAATTTATATTGCTGGTTCCTTTATAGGAGCGTAATCACGTTCCTGTTTGTGTGTCCTGGCTCTCTTGCTGAGCGGTCATATCATGCCACTGCTCAACAAACCACCTAGATGTAACACAGCTGTAGTTCTTTATGCGACAGCATCACATAGGGATTctcggcagacaggtgaggaatatggtgatttattatttttggttttacAGTAGTAAATGGGGAAAAAAGGGATGGGTAGTATTTATTTAAAATATTAGAGtgcctttctttcaattaaaggtctTTATTGTGtctgtattttttacaatatgtctatggggttagtaatgggggtattgACGCCTCTCCAGTACTAATCcatggcttgatgtcagcggccataaacagCTGACAGCAACCCCAATCCTATTACCCCACTAACTACCACACCAGGTCAAgtgagaagagcaaggctaagcgccagacttggcgcatcttatggatgcgccatttctggggcggctgagggctgatgttcttagtctgggagaaggccaatatccatggccccttccaagcCTATTAaagtcagcccacagctgtctgcccagtttttgctggttattaattatagcagTGGgcaccatgtcattttttggggtcccccattttattaaccagtaaaggctaagtagacacttgtgagctgatattaatagcctggaaagctccatgttGTTAATCCCCTTCcatggctataaacatcagcccccagctgtcagctttccctcagctggttattaaaaatttggaggatttttcttttctttattctaCATATCTCTTCTATTCTGAGAATAAGGGTTGTGAATTTATTGTACTCGGATGATGAAATGTCCGGTTTCCTGTGAGATGGGTGCTTGAGAAAAAATTTTCTCACACCCcttgactttcattggcgagtctcgtccgatataCACCTCTTGCAGCATGCTGCCATTACTTTCTCAGTCCAATCTGAGCTGAGGAAAAAATTACAGATGAGCACTGAATCATTGAAAAACATtaatcagagtgcaatccgattttttttttttattatttttttttttattttgtcggaTTGCACTCATTCGTTTTAGAGAAGCAGCCAAATGGCCCatagtcactctggaggagctacaaagatcacagctcaggtgggagaattgaAACTTTTTAGGTTGCTGAACTAAATACAAAGGTCAAAAACTTCTGTGTCTATTAAATTGTACTATGTCACATCTACCTTAATCGGCCAATAAATAGGCACTTGACTCCATGACATCCAATTCTTGTAAAAATTTTATAtagaaattgtttaaaaaaaaaatatataatttcaaagtgatttaatttaaaaaaaaaaatagtaaatctgaTTTTATTCTTAGCAGATAAATATTCTCGGAGCCAAGAAGGACATCAAATGTATTCAGATTTTAAAGAAAGTGATGAAGTAATCACACATGATACATGTGACAAGCACGCAATTATCCCGTATGAAAACTCAAGACTTCACAACCAAAATCTATCACCTGATCCTTTTCAGTTGGTCCTATCTTCATCGCAAATTGTGAAACAAAATCAAAGAGTTCATACAGGAATTAAGTCctactcatgttcagaatgtggaaaatgcttcaaCCATAAATCCGATCTTGTGACACATAGACAAATTCACACagcggagaagccatattcatgtacagaatgtgggaaatgttttaaatggaagtcAGTTTTTGTTgagcatcaaagaactcacacaggggagaagcctttttcatgttcagtatgtgggaaatgttttagccataaaTCAGTTCTTTTTAGACATCACAGACTTCACACAAGTGAGAAACCATTtcaatgttcagaatgtggtaagtcTTTTAAACAAAAGGCAGTTTTAGTGGCAcatcaaagaagtcacacaggtgagaaaccattttcatgctcagaatgtgggaaatattttacccaGAAATCACATGTTGCTATAcatcagagagttcacacaggtgagaagccattttcatgttctgaatgtgggaaatgttttggccAGAAATCTTCTGTGATTACACATCAGAAAAGTCACACAGGAGAGCGTCcttattcatgctcagaatgtgggaaatgttttaggtggaaatcaaatcttgttgaacatcaaagaactcacacaggggagaagcctttttcatgttcagaatgtgggaaatgttttaaccagaaatcacttATTTTacgacatcagaaaattcacacagtcgTGAGAGGTTGACACGCTTAGCTGCTTCTTCAGGTAAACACGGAACACTTTGGCGGTGaagcacctgctggtttattgaagTCCGCATACACCAAGACAGGGTTCACAAAACAAAACAGAGCCTTTCTGGCTtaagggaaaaaaacacaaaacaagtcAAGGGTAACAGCGTCCTTTCCTCTGCAGGTCTCAACCTGCAGGCACCAGGCAGTGTCTTCTGCTCCTCCTTGGAGCTATGTGGAAGTACCTCCTCTCCCAAGACACTGCACAGACTGTCTCACATATTCAGGTATTTAGccaggaccatgtgatgatcacatgattgtgacatcaccgcaggtcctgctagtaCACCTGCCAGTGTCCGCTGCAGGAATAAATATGGTGAGC contains:
- the LOC143766310 gene encoding uncharacterized protein LOC143766310 codes for the protein MDRDRNKMAEKMLHLTLQILFRLTGEDYTVVKKTSSERCRAPVSEGWERPLSPITGPPPHPLIHEDINDQKILELAYKMIELLTGEVPIRCQDVAVYFSMEEWEYLEGHKDVYKDVMMEVPQPLTSPVLSSKKTTPERCPRPLLPQDCKQEDPNVPQDHQGEDLTHINTTETHVRGDEWYKEEIPTYDYPDKYSRSQEGHQMYSDFKESDEVITHDTCDKHAIIPYENSRLHNQNLSPDPFQLVLSSSQIVKQNQRVHTGIKSYSCSECGKCFNHKSDLVTHRQIHTAEKPYSCTECGKCFKWKSVFVEHQRTHTGEKPFSCSVCGKCFSHKSVLFRHHRLHTSEKPFQCSECGKSFKQKAVLVAHQRSHTGEKPFSCSECGKYFTQKSHVAIHQRVHTGEKPFSCSECGKCFGQKSSVITHQKSHTGERPYSCSECGKCFRWKSNLVEHQRTHTGEKPFSCSECGKCFNQKSLILRHQKIHTVVRG